The Rickettsiales bacterium genome includes a region encoding these proteins:
- the lepA gene encoding translation elongation factor 4, producing the protein MTDLAKIRNFSIIAHIDHGKSTLADRLIEYCGGLQQREMSAQVLDSMDIEKERGITIKAQTVRLEYKADDGENYILNLMDTPGHVDFAYEVSRSLAACEGSLLVVDASQGVEAQTLANVYKAIDANHELIPVLNKIDLPAADPDRICAQIEEVIGIDASDSLMISAKTGIGIKDVLEAIVSRLPSPVGEIKNPLKAMLVDSWYDSYLGVIILVRVIDGTLTKGMKIRMMSTGAVHDVDQVGIFTPKKTPVEKLTIGEVGYIITGIKQVSDCNVGDTVTDDRKPCTSPLAGFKPSQPVVFCGLYPTDASEFEHLKDSLAKLRLNDASFEFETESSSALGFGFRCGFLGLLHLEIVQERLEREFDLDLITTAPSVVYNIKLTSGGSMELHNPSDMPEVTKIDYIEEPWIKATIMTPDDYLGNILALCTEKRGRQETLTYVGNRAMVVYRLPLNEVVFDFYDRLKSCSKGYASFDYEIDGYEESDLVKMSILVNSEPVDAMACIVHKTQADFRGRQLCKRLKELIPKHMFAVPIQAAIGGKIIARETISAMRKDVLAKCYGGDVSRKRKLLEKQKKGKKRMREIGNVTIPQSAFLSALKMGDE; encoded by the coding sequence ATGACAGACTTAGCAAAAATTCGTAATTTCTCTATTATCGCTCATATTGATCACGGTAAGTCAACGCTTGCCGATCGGTTAATTGAGTATTGTGGTGGGTTGCAGCAGCGTGAAATGTCAGCGCAAGTACTAGACTCAATGGATATTGAGAAAGAACGGGGAATTACTATTAAAGCACAAACAGTTCGCCTTGAATATAAGGCGGATGATGGTGAGAATTATATATTAAACCTTATGGACACTCCGGGTCATGTGGATTTCGCTTATGAGGTAAGTCGTTCACTTGCCGCTTGTGAGGGCTCGCTTTTGGTAGTGGACGCTTCGCAGGGTGTGGAAGCACAGACACTCGCTAATGTTTATAAGGCGATAGACGCTAATCATGAGCTAATACCGGTGCTTAATAAGATAGATTTGCCCGCCGCCGATCCGGACAGAATATGCGCTCAGATAGAAGAAGTAATTGGGATAGACGCTTCTGACTCTCTTATGATCTCGGCAAAAACTGGTATCGGGATAAAAGATGTTTTGGAGGCGATAGTAAGCCGTCTGCCATCTCCGGTTGGTGAGATTAAAAATCCGCTTAAAGCGATGCTGGTTGATAGTTGGTATGACTCTTATCTTGGGGTAATAATTCTAGTAAGAGTTATAGATGGCACACTGACAAAGGGTATGAAAATACGGATGATGTCAACCGGTGCGGTTCATGATGTTGATCAGGTTGGTATATTCACACCTAAGAAGACACCGGTTGAAAAACTAACAATAGGTGAAGTTGGCTATATTATTACCGGAATAAAACAAGTGTCCGATTGTAATGTCGGTGATACGGTGACCGATGATAGGAAGCCATGTACCTCTCCTCTTGCTGGGTTTAAGCCAAGCCAGCCGGTGGTTTTTTGTGGATTGTATCCAACAGACGCTTCTGAATTTGAACATCTGAAGGATTCTTTGGCGAAGCTTCGACTTAATGACGCGAGTTTTGAGTTTGAGACTGAAAGCTCTTCCGCTCTTGGTTTTGGATTCCGTTGTGGTTTTCTTGGTTTGCTGCATTTGGAGATAGTACAGGAAAGGCTGGAACGAGAGTTTGATTTAGATTTGATTACCACCGCTCCGAGTGTGGTTTATAATATTAAGCTTACGAGTGGTGGGAGCATGGAACTGCACAACCCGTCTGATATGCCGGAAGTAACCAAGATAGATTATATTGAGGAGCCGTGGATTAAAGCTACCATCATGACGCCGGATGATTATTTGGGTAATATTCTGGCATTATGTACCGAAAAGCGAGGAAGACAGGAAACTCTGACCTATGTTGGTAATCGGGCGATGGTGGTGTATCGTCTGCCACTCAATGAGGTGGTGTTTGATTTTTATGATCGGCTTAAATCATGCTCTAAGGGTTATGCCAGCTTTGACTATGAGATAGATGGTTATGAGGAAAGCGATCTGGTTAAGATGAGTATTTTAGTGAATTCCGAGCCGGTTGACGCTATGGCGTGTATTGTCCATAAAACTCAGGCGGATTTTCGTGGCCGTCAGCTTTGTAAAAGACTTAAGGAGCTTATTCCTAAACATATGTTCGCGGTGCCGATTCAAGCGGCGATTGGTGGTAAGATAATCGCCCGTGAGACAATTTCCGCGATGCGTAAGGACGTGCTCGCTAAATGTTATGGTGGTGATGTATCGCGTAAGCGTAAGTTGCTGGAAAAACAGAAAAAGGGTAAAAAACGGATGCGGGAAATCGGAAATGTAACTATCCCACAAAGTGCCTTTTTATCAGCTCTTAAAATGGGTGATGAGTAG
- a CDS encoding ParA family protein: MFCNNKGGVGKTTLAFNCAAAFADKGYKTVLMDLDPQCNSTILSLGRDFYDDLFAEQNIYSVIRGVFEGGSDIDLRINFLPAPNNQNLFIMPGSLRLSAIEDTLGGAFTQAMSGNKIGYFITSAIYRFMIEKGMQEQIDIFVIDSSPSLGALNRAIVLGTDFFVVPMMPDSFSVQGIENLGGVLEKWKTDWRNTAKAVQGDTPAKSVLPGDPTFIGYIINSYNIYGQQPIKAHRKWIDEIPGKVKENLSLKHSRNGLVEQSWKEYLAQIQDYGQLTSLGQSKLKAIFNIELSELTDNAQGTKENLERSKKEFGELANKILSIIGNY; this comes from the coding sequence TTGTTTTGCAATAACAAAGGTGGTGTAGGTAAAACTACGCTAGCTTTTAATTGTGCCGCTGCTTTTGCCGATAAAGGGTATAAAACGGTATTAATGGATTTGGATCCACAGTGTAACTCTACTATATTATCATTGGGCAGAGATTTTTATGATGATCTATTTGCCGAGCAAAATATATATTCTGTAATTCGTGGTGTATTTGAGGGGGGCTCTGATATAGATCTCAGAATTAATTTTTTACCGGCTCCTAATAATCAGAATTTATTTATAATGCCTGGTAGTTTAAGGCTTTCCGCCATAGAGGATACATTGGGAGGGGCATTTACTCAGGCTATGAGTGGTAATAAAATCGGTTATTTTATCACAAGTGCTATATACCGTTTTATGATTGAAAAGGGTATGCAGGAGCAGATAGATATATTCGTGATAGATAGTTCTCCAAGTCTTGGCGCGTTAAATAGAGCGATTGTTTTAGGCACAGATTTTTTTGTCGTGCCGATGATGCCTGATAGTTTTAGCGTGCAGGGAATTGAGAATCTTGGTGGAGTATTGGAAAAGTGGAAGACTGATTGGCGTAACACAGCAAAGGCGGTTCAGGGGGATACTCCCGCAAAGTCAGTTTTACCGGGAGATCCAACTTTTATTGGATATATAATAAATTCATATAATATTTATGGACAACAGCCGATAAAGGCGCATAGGAAATGGATAGATGAAATCCCTGGAAAAGTTAAAGAGAATCTTTCTCTTAAGCACTCGCGAAATGGTCTTGTTGAGCAGAGTTGGAAAGAGTATCTGGCTCAAATACAGGATTACGGACAGCTTACATCTTTGGGGCAGAGTAAGTTGAAGGCGATATTTAACATTGAGCTGTCCGAGTTAACTGATAACGCTCAGGGTACAAAAGAAAATCTGGAGAGATCTAAAAAAGAGTTTGGAGAATTGGCTAATAAAATACTATCTATTATTGGCAATTACTAA
- a CDS encoding DUF465 domain-containing protein, with amino-acid sequence MDEDLAQIKELEMLRMQHRNLDKQINKGGLDEFTLRRFKQMKLSLRDRITTLENILYPDIIA; translated from the coding sequence ATGGATGAGGATCTTGCTCAGATTAAAGAGTTGGAGATGCTTAGGATGCAGCATCGTAATTTAGATAAACAGATAAATAAGGGTGGGTTAGATGAGTTTACCCTACGTCGTTTCAAGCAAATGAAGTTATCGTTGCGTGACAGGATAACCACTTTGGAAAATATATTGTATCCTGATATCATAGCGTAG
- the pgsA gene encoding CDP-diacylglycerol--glycerol-3-phosphate 3-phosphatidyltransferase, which produces MGFNRKNIPNYLTYFRIVIIPVLIVVFFLTDYIGRSGYYISAFLFALASFTDWLDGYAARLWQAQSNIGRFLDPIADKLLVATVLLLMVAENRVSVIPAIAIVCREILVSGLREYLAEIRIGVPVSKLSKFKTAAQMLAIFLLLLGAGAPSWLYADFLGNILLWLAAALTVVTGYAYLKTGMKHMSENQ; this is translated from the coding sequence ATGGGGTTTAACAGAAAAAATATACCTAACTATCTTACATATTTTCGTATTGTTATAATACCAGTACTTATAGTGGTATTTTTTCTAACTGATTATATAGGTCGTTCTGGTTATTATATTTCGGCGTTTTTATTCGCTCTTGCTAGTTTTACAGATTGGCTTGATGGTTATGCCGCTCGTCTTTGGCAGGCGCAGTCCAACATTGGACGTTTTCTTGACCCGATCGCTGATAAGCTGTTGGTCGCCACAGTTTTACTACTTATGGTCGCCGAGAACAGGGTGAGTGTGATTCCCGCCATAGCTATTGTTTGTCGTGAGATTTTGGTTTCAGGGTTGCGCGAGTATTTGGCGGAGATAAGAATCGGGGTGCCAGTGTCAAAACTCTCTAAATTCAAGACAGCGGCGCAAATGTTAGCTATTTTTTTGCTATTACTTGGGGCGGGCGCGCCAAGTTGGTTATATGCTGATTTTTTAGGCAATATATTATTATGGCTTGCGGCTGCTCTTACTGTGGTTACTGGATATGCTTATCTTAAGACTGGGATGAAGCATATGAGCGAAAATCAGTGA
- a CDS encoding DUF4065 domain-containing protein, which yields MSIGGVEEYRNNVSSIELKPAICSIGEIVNWFIEKSIKHKKTLTHLRLQRLLYLAYYNFLRKQSTILFDELPEAWEYSPIFPSVYYEYRKFGNTPLPYNKYIFFEDSTYDEKKERFVFFSKFIKDRNVDRFLSKEVWDKYVDYSDRELFDEIHNENYSKPWTKGRQSAENSNLRHVDIKNDDILAA from the coding sequence ATGTCTATTGGTGGGGTTGAAGAATATAGAAATAACGTTTCTTCTATAGAATTAAAGCCAGCTATATGCAGTATTGGAGAGATAGTCAACTGGTTTATAGAAAAATCAATAAAACACAAAAAGACTCTTACCCATTTAAGATTACAAAGGCTGTTATATCTAGCTTACTATAATTTTTTGCGTAAACAATCTACCATATTATTTGATGAACTGCCTGAAGCGTGGGAATATAGCCCTATTTTTCCATCAGTGTATTATGAATATAGGAAATTTGGTAACACGCCACTGCCTTACAATAAATACATATTTTTTGAGGATTCCACATATGATGAGAAAAAAGAACGGTTCGTTTTTTTCAGTAAATTTATAAAAGACCGCAATGTTGACCGGTTTTTAAGTAAAGAAGTATGGGATAAATATGTGGATTATTCTGATAGGGAGTTGTTTGATGAGATTCATAATGAGAATTATAGCAAGCCATGGACTAAAGGAAGACAATCCGCTGAAAATAGCAATCTAAGGCATGTTGATATTAAGAATGACGATATACTTGCCGCTTAA
- a CDS encoding ABC transporter ATP-binding protein: MTLLNINNLGLSFGDTRILRDVSFSIEKGEMLAVVGESGSGKSLTALSAMGLQPPEAEISGSVSFNGEELRASTDFRTIRGKKISMIFQEPMTALNPLHSIGKQIGEMFACNKYDKERIIKLLEQVGLEEFKDRFAAYPHELSGGQRQRVMIAMAIANNPELLIADEPTTAVDVTIQAKILKLLKELQKSLNMAMMFITHDLTLVRRLSDRVVVMYKGQVVEQGKTADIFANPKHEYTKRLLASAPKGEPVSVASDSPSVISCENLKVYFPIKTGLLKRTSGYVKAVDDISLNIVRSSTLGIVGESGSGKTTLGFALLRLIKSNGKIVFLGNSIDNLKSKEIRTLRSKMQLVFQDPYSSLNPRMRIRQIIEEGLLIHHPKITAAEREKELDKILGEVGLSPDIKERYPHEFSGGQRQRISIARAMILKPDFVVLDEPTSALDLSVQSQIIDLLKSFQEKRKISYIFISHDLRVVRAIAQNLIVMKDGKIVEEGKTADVFANPNHDYTKILIKSAFLE, translated from the coding sequence GTGACCTTGCTTAACATAAATAATCTCGGTCTTTCTTTTGGTGATACTCGCATTTTGCGGGATGTGTCATTTTCTATAGAAAAAGGGGAGATGTTGGCGGTGGTTGGTGAGTCGGGCTCTGGCAAGTCACTCACCGCTCTTTCAGCGATGGGATTGCAGCCACCGGAGGCTGAAATTAGCGGTAGTGTTTCCTTTAACGGTGAGGAGTTACGCGCTTCTACTGATTTTAGAACAATAAGAGGAAAAAAAATTAGCATGATTTTTCAGGAGCCAATGACAGCTCTAAATCCACTGCACAGCATTGGTAAGCAAATAGGAGAGATGTTCGCCTGTAATAAGTATGATAAAGAGCGTATTATAAAGTTGTTAGAACAGGTTGGGCTTGAGGAATTTAAGGATAGGTTTGCTGCCTATCCACATGAGTTATCTGGTGGACAGCGGCAGCGAGTGATGATCGCTATGGCGATCGCCAATAATCCCGAATTATTGATTGCTGATGAGCCGACAACAGCGGTTGATGTTACCATTCAGGCGAAGATATTGAAGCTACTTAAAGAGCTACAGAAGTCTCTTAATATGGCGATGATGTTCATTACTCACGATTTAACATTAGTACGTAGGCTTTCGGACAGAGTCGTGGTTATGTATAAAGGTCAGGTGGTGGAGCAGGGAAAAACCGCTGATATATTCGCGAACCCTAAACATGAATATACTAAAAGATTACTCGCTTCCGCGCCTAAGGGAGAGCCTGTTTCGGTCGCTAGTGACTCGCCTTCGGTTATTAGCTGTGAGAATTTAAAGGTTTATTTTCCGATAAAAACCGGTCTGCTCAAACGAACTTCCGGCTATGTAAAAGCGGTAGATGATATATCGCTCAATATCGTCAGATCGTCAACACTTGGAATTGTAGGTGAATCAGGTTCTGGCAAGACGACGCTTGGTTTTGCTCTTCTGCGCTTGATTAAGAGTAATGGGAAGATAGTTTTTTTAGGAAACTCTATAGATAATCTTAAAAGCAAGGAAATTCGGACATTACGCTCTAAAATGCAGTTGGTTTTTCAAGATCCTTATTCTAGCCTTAACCCACGTATGCGAATACGACAAATTATAGAGGAAGGATTGCTGATACATCATCCAAAAATAACTGCCGCTGAAAGGGAGAAGGAGTTGGATAAGATACTAGGTGAGGTAGGTCTTAGTCCTGATATAAAAGAGCGTTATCCGCATGAGTTTTCTGGTGGGCAGAGACAGCGTATCAGTATAGCGAGAGCTATGATACTCAAGCCTGATTTCGTGGTTCTTGATGAACCAACCTCCGCTCTTGATCTTTCCGTACAATCGCAAATAATTGATTTGCTGAAATCCTTTCAGGAAAAGCGTAAAATAAGCTATATCTTCATTAGTCATGACCTTAGAGTGGTACGCGCTATAGCGCAAAATCTTATTGTAATGAAAGACGGAAAAATAGTTGAGGAAGGAAAAACGGCGGATGTTTTTGCTAATCCTAACCATGATTATACAAAAATTTTGATAAAATCAGCGTTTTTAGAATAG